CGAAATAATAGGCGAAGCCCTTCCCGCGTCCCTTGCGGACTATGCCTTCAGTCTCGTCGCTCACATACCTGAGCCGGGCGCCGCTCATCGTAACCCGTCATGGAGCAATATGCATGCCACGCGGGGATAGCGCTGGAATATGTAGTGAAGAAGGGAGGTTGCGGATTGGCCTCCGGTGCGCCGGCGCTCTCGGGCGTGCCCGCCGCTGTACGATATCGTGCGGCTCGGGTGCTCCAAATGACGTGCCCGGCTTCCGGTTTTCTGTCTTGATTTTCCCCGTCCTCCCGGAAGTCTGCCGGAAGGACGGGGGTATGAATTGAATTTATGGTACGGTGGTGATCCGCTTTCGAAACGGCAGAAATAAGGAATCGAAACATGATCGTCGCACGGCCGGTGCCGATATCGATTCCTTCGCTACGTCAGTCTCCAGCGGATGTGATCCGCCCCTCGCCGCCCTCGGGGTAATCGGCGGCGGATATGACGCCGCCGAGCCCGCCCTCGACGACAGGGTCGATTATGTAGTTAAAGAGCGCCCGCTGGTAAACGACTCCGAGCGTCGTGAACGGTGCGCCGCGATAGGGGTACATGTCGCCGCCCCTCGCCGAGAAGTCTATGGTCGCTATGTCGATGGCCTCTCCGGGAACCACTGCGCCGTCTTCGACTATAACCTCGCCGGTGTCGAGGACGATGCTCCTCACCCTCGTGCCGGGGGTTACGACGTTGAGGTCCTCGTCCAGAACCTGCGGCGTTCCGTCCGGGTCGTAAACCATGCTGAAACCCGATATCTGCGCGAAGCGCCCGTCGGCGTTTTCGACCGCGGAAACGGCGTTCTCCATTATTTCCTTGAACTGCTCCCTCGGTATCGCGGGGACGATGGATACGAAGTTCGTGAAGGGGAATATGTCGAACGTCGTGAGCTCCGTTATGTCGCCAGCCGGTATGAGCGTATCGTTCCTTATGCCGCCCCCGTTCTGGAGCGCGACGTCCGGCACTGGCACGCCGAAGTCCCCGGCGAGAACGGTCGCCTGGTAAAGGAGCGCGTCGGCCGTGAGGTTCCCGAGGTTGGTCTCCTCGGTCCTGACGCCGGGGCTCCGCCTTCCTTCGAGCGCGACCTCGCTCTCGGCGATGACGTTGGCCGCGAGCCCCGAGACGTAATCCGAGACCGGATCGACGACGTTCTGTTGAATGAATCCGTCCGGCGGCACGGCGTCGGGGTTGTCCCCGCCTGCGACCCTTACGAGGCCGCTCACGTCGTCTACAGCGATGACGTTGCCATCCGGGTCGAACTCGACTATGAGCCTGCCGACGTATTTGTAGTTGCCGGTCGTCGTGACGACTGGAATGTCCCTGCCGTCGGCCCCCGCCGCGATGAGCGGGTAGGGCCCGAAGGCGTTCGCGAGCTCGTCGCCCGGCACGAGGAGGTCCCCCTCGTTGGCCAGGAGCTCGTCGCCGCCGCCGGCTATCATCACGTCGATGTCGTTAAGCTGCCCGGCGAGCGCGAGGTCTTCGTTAACGTCCTGGAGGTGGCTGATGAATATTATCTTGTTGATGCCCTCGCCCGTGAGCTCGTCGACCTCCGCCTGCACGATGTCGGCGATGTCGCCCAGGACTATGACGTCCCTCGGGCTCGATATGAACGGCAGTTGGGGGGTAGTCGCGCCTATGACGCCTATACTTTCCCCTTCCGTCACTATGATGGTCCTCGTGACGATTATGCCGTCGTCTACGAGCGCCTGGAGCCCCGGCTCTTCGGTGAAGACGAGGTTGGCCGAGACGAAGGGCGGCGGGCTGTCGAAGCTGATTATGAACTCCTCCAGCACGTCGGGGCCGAAGTCGAACTCGTGGTTCCCGAGCGCCATGGCGTCGTATCCCATCCTGTTGAGCCCTATGGAATCGTAATAGGGGGCGCCTTTCTGGAGGCTCGCGTTGAACTCGGGGCCGGCGAGGAAGTTGTCGCCGGAATTGAGCGTGATGTTGATGCCCGGCCCGGCGTCCGCTTCGGCGCGGAGGTCGCCGAGGAGTGTCGCGAACCTGGCGATGCCGCCGAAGTCCTCTATGCCCGCGCCGGCGTTTATGAGCTGCGATTCGCCGTCGTTATTGTGGAAGATCGTAACCACCAGGTTTGACGGCGGCGGTGGCGGCGGATTATTGCCGTTATTGTCGTCGCATGCCGGAGCCGCGAAGGCGGCCATCAGCAGAACGATTAACGCGGTGTAGCGCAGTTTCATCGTCTTCGTAGCGTTTTTCATTACTTCAACCCCCTTTTGGATTTTAAAGAATTTTTTGAGAATTTACCCTGTGCAGTTTAAGCCGCGGTTAAGGATGTTTTAACTTCCCGTTAAGCATCGCCGGAAAAAGGGCGGAGCCGTAAGATTCGCTGCTGCAGGCGAGGCGCATCCGTTTAATGATTTTTTAACGTCGAATTCACGGCACTTTTATCTGCGCGTTTTATTCCGGCTGCGAGCTTCAATCTGAAAAGACCGCACAGGTAGGCGCAACCCCGGATAGGTCAAAGAGGGTCCGGTTCGGACAGGGCCGGCCCTCTCCGTTTTTATTCGCGGCGGATTTGCTTACTTTTCGTCCGTTCTCTTTTCCCAGTCGCCGGTGAGCGCGTTTTTCCTGGGCCCGCAATCTTCACGGAGCGGGAGGAACGAGAGCTGATCCCGCTTCAGGCGGAATCTGTAAGTGCCGGGATCGACACAGGAGTTGTCGAGGAACGTGATGTCGCGTCCCGAAAGGCTCCACTTGCCGTGGGAGTCCGAGTGGCCGGGGGCGTCTCCCTCGAACGTGAAGGAGAACGTGCCGTCGGGCCGTATTTCGAGCGACCCCCTGAAAGAGTGCCCGTTTTCCGCCGCCGACCTTTCCCAGGACCCTACGAGAAGAAGCTCGTAATCGGGGGAATCCTGGCACGATGCGCCGACGCCCGCAATAAGAAAAAGGAGAAGGAGGGCCAGCGCCCGCCCGAGATGGACGGAAGAGCGGTACTGCCCGGGATTTCCCTTCGGCGGATTCGGCATTAACAAATAATATACCTTTCGGGAGGATGGATGAAACGAATTTTTTCGGGGACGGTGTCCGGCATGCCGCCCCGCGGCTGATGTTTTTATCAAGCTGACCGCTTCTTTGCACATGGCATTGCTAGCGAAGTGAAGCAATATCCCTTCTTTCTGTCATTCCCAACGATTCCTCGCTCGCTCGAAATCGTTGGGAATGACAGAAGTGTGGTAATCCCACGCGCGCTCGGAATCGGCAGTTCCCTCTCCCTTCGGCGAAAGGAGAGGGTCCGCTTCATTATTAAATCGGGTTGAAAGTCTTTACTTACGGCATCTGGTCCTGGATGTCTATCTCGATGCGCCTGTTCTGGGCGCGTCCCTGCGGGGTGTCGTTAGGCGCTATGGGGTGATACTGCCCGAACGAGACGGCGGCCAGCGTGGTCGGGTCTATGCCGTTGTCGGCGAGGTAGCGGACTACCGATATTGCGCGCCCGGCGGCGAGGTCCCAGTTGGTCGGGAAGCGCGAGGCCAGCGGCTCCAGTATCCTGAGGTCGTCGGTGAATCCCTGTATGACAATGTACTTGCCCTGCGCCTGCTGGAGCGCGGGGATGATCTGGTCGAGCGTCTTCCTGCCCTCGGCGTGGAGCTCGTAGCCGCCTTCGTCGAACAGTATTTCGTTCACGAGAGTGACCTGGAGCTGGTCCTGTAGCTGCTGAATCTGCACCTGGTCGGCTGCGACCTGCGCCGCAAGGGCTGTGTTGAGCTGCTGGTAAACCGAGTTCAAATACGCGAGCTGCTGGGTCTCGGCCACCTGCTGGTCGTAAGCCGATTGCGAAACGCATCCGGCCGCCAGAAACAGGCCCGCGATCAAAAACATTCTTGCTGCTTTCATGGTAATCCTCCTGTAACGTTGCTTGCGATCCCGCTGAAAATTGAAATCACGAATCAATTCTAATGTCGTTAATTATTTGTTTCAACGAGAATTTTCACGGGCCGAAAGTTTGGCCTGATATCAAGGGGTTAGGTGGGATATCGCGAGGAGCGCGGCGGCTTCGTCCCGCATCCCCCGGCAATTCGCCGAAGGCGCGCCCGCCGCGCTTCTCGCGGCGTGAGCATACTTCGCCCCGCCTTTTCGCTGTATGATTCTCATTTCTTGACATAAGATATAAGTCTCATTAGAATACTCGCATGCTGTTTCGTAAGGAGGGGAAACCTTGAAGCTTTCAAAAGAGCAAATGGATCACATGATAGACGAGCATTTCGGTTTCGAGGCCGCGGACGACGTCGAAGGGGTGTTGTCCACGCTGTCGCAGGACGTGATACACGACATAGTCGGCATGCCGACGGGGCCGACGGTCGGCCCCGAAAACGCCAGGGGATTCTACGAGCACCTCTTCGCCGACCTCTCGGACGGGAAGGTGAGCTGCATACGCAGGCTCTACGGCGACAACTTCCTCGTTGACGAATCGCTCTGGGAGGGGAGGGCTCCGGGGAGGCCGTTCGGCATTCCGGGGAACGGCCGGCCGCTCAGCTTCCGCCTGCTCCACGTCGTCGAATTCTCGGGCGACGGTCTCATAAAGCGCGAGAACGTCTGGATAGACCTCGCCGCTATACTGCAGCAGCTCCAGTGATGCCGGCGATGAAAATGGAAAACAAGGGCCGCGTAAATCAGCGTAAGAGAACGAGGAACGACATACTCCTGGCCGCCGGGCGTCTCCTCTCCGAGGGAAAGTCTCCTACGATGGACGAAGTCGCCGAGGAGGCGATGGTCTCGCGCGCCACGGCGTACCGCTACTTCCCCTCGCTCGAAGGGCTCCTCGTCGAAGCCCCGATCCACGGCGGCGTGCCCAACCCCGGCGAAATATTCTCGGACGGCTCCATCGAAGGGCCCGAGGACAGGGTGGACGCCATGGAATCCGCCCTCCACGATATGATGTACGACAACGAGCTCCAGCTCCGCGCGCTTATGCTGAACTCGCTCAAGCTGTCGCTCGAGAACGGCGGGGGCGTGCCCGTTCGGCAGAGCCGGAGGATGGGGTTCATCGAGGCCGCGCTCGAACCCGCCCGCGCGAAGCTCGGCAAAAAGAGCTACAAGAGGCTCTCGGCCGCGCTCTGCCTCTTCTTCGGGCCCGAATCGATGATAGTCTTCAAGGACGTGCTCCCGCTGGGGAAGGACGAGGCGAGGAGGGTGAAAAGCTGGGGAGTGCGGACGCTGGTGCGGGCGGCGATTGAGGAATCCTCGAACGGCGCCGCGAAGCCGAAGAGGAAAAATCCGGGAAGGGGTAAGAAATGAATTCAGTATATTGTTTCGCCGCTTTTTTTAATCCGCCATTCTGAGCTTGACTCGGAATCTCGCTTTTAATTTCTATTCGTCACTCCTACCTCGATCCTCCCCCTTCAAGGGTGAGGAGAGTGCAGGATTTCTTCCCTCTGTCGAAATGACGATATCATCCCTACTGCTTAATTCCTCCGATGATTCCCTTGAGCGCCGCCTGGAGGTCGGCCGGGAGTATGACGAGCTTCGAGTTCTGCGAGCTCGCCGCCTTGCTCACGGCGTCGATATATTTCTCGCCCAGGAGGAACAGCACCGGCAGCTCGTTATCCTTGACGGCCTGCGTAACCTTGTCGATCGCCGCCTGGCTCGCCTCGGCGAGGACCACCTGCGCCTCGGCGTCGCGCCGCGAAGCCTCCAGCCTGCCGTCCGCTTCGAGAATGGCCGCCGTCTTCTGCCCTTCGGCCCTCGTCACTGTCGCCCTCCTTCCCCTCTCGGCTGCGGCCTGCTCCTCCATCGCCCTCTGCATCGTCTCCGAAGGATTGATGTCCTGGATCTCGACCGTCTTCAGCGTGATGCCCCAGTCGGCTATGTCGTCGGATATAGCCTCCTTCAGCCTCGCCTTAATCTGGTCTCTCGAAGAGAGGGCGTCGTCAAGGTCCATCTCGCCCACTATCGAACGGAGCGACGTCTGCACGAGGTTCTGAATCGCTATCCTGTAATTCTCGACGCCGTACACAGCCTTCTCCGGCGAGACGATGTTGATGTAGGCGACGGCGTTCACTATCATCACCGCGTTGTCTTTCGTGATGACGTCCTGCGACGGGATGTCGAGCACGATGTCCTTTGTCGTAACCTTATAGGCTATCGAATCGACGTAGGGGATTATTATGTTGAGCCCCGGACCGAGCGTCTTGTTATACTTCCCGAGCCGCTGGACGATGTGCTTGAAGCCCTGGGGCACTATCCTCACGCCGGCCATTATCGTTATAATCACGAGCACTACGAATACTATGACGACCCACATTGCGAATCTCCTCTTTTTATACGGGGTTTCTTTTTTCGACTATGAGAGTGTTGCCGGATATATCCATTATATATACGCTATCCCCTATCGATACCTCGTCCGTGGATATGAAAAGCCATTCGCTCGACCCGAGCACCGGCCTCGTGAAGCGCACCTTCCCGTGGCCCTTTTCGTCCGGAGGGGTTACGACTGTACCCCTCTCGCCGAGGACGGCCTCGCGCCCGACCCCGGCGCTCGTCCTGTCGGGGGCGATTTTCCTGAAGTACCTGAACCAGAGGAACGTCATGACGGAGGACGCGGCGGCCCACGCCGCGAGCTGCCACGGGAGCGGCATCCCGGGGACGAAGAAGAGGAGCGTCGCGACCGCCAGCGCGCCGAGGCCGAACCAGAATATCGTGAAGCTCGGCAGGAGCAGCTCGGCGATGATGAGCAGCATCCCGAAAACGAGCCAGTGCCAGTAAGCGATTTCGAAACCCATAGGGCGTCCTCCTTTCGGCGGCGTGAAGGATGATAAATTATAATGTAAGTTTCCGTCTTTCTAAACGGCGTTCCGCGGCCCGGCTTCGGTGCTCTCCCGCGTCGCCGAAATATTAATGCGGGCTTCACACTTTACGCTTATAATTTTATTCGTGCGGCCGCGCGCGCCGCGCCGGAGCGAGCAAGATATGAGGGCCATACTTTCCATACTGTTTATATTATCGGCGGCCGGCTTCTTCATCTCATGCGAACGGACGGGCGATACGGCCCCCTCGCGTACGGAGCCTCCGCCGCTGGCGACCGACGGGCCCTCCGCGAAGCAGCCCCGCCCGACGCTAAGGCCCGACGGCGGCAACCCCGAGAACGTCCCCCCGCGCCTCGTCGTCGGCATAGTCGTCGACCAGATGCGCTACGATTTTCTTACGCGCTTCTGGGACGAGTACGGCGACGACGGGTTCAAGCGGCTCGTCGGCGAGGGGTTCAGCTTCGGCAACGCC
This Thermodesulfobacteriota bacterium DNA region includes the following protein-coding sequences:
- a CDS encoding bifunctional metallophosphatase/5'-nucleotidase gives rise to the protein MKNATKTMKLRYTALIVLLMAAFAAPACDDNNGNNPPPPPPSNLVVTIFHNNDGESQLINAGAGIEDFGGIARFATLLGDLRAEADAGPGINITLNSGDNFLAGPEFNASLQKGAPYYDSIGLNRMGYDAMALGNHEFDFGPDVLEEFIISFDSPPPFVSANLVFTEEPGLQALVDDGIIVTRTIIVTEGESIGVIGATTPQLPFISSPRDVIVLGDIADIVQAEVDELTGEGINKIIFISHLQDVNEDLALAGQLNDIDVMIAGGGDELLANEGDLLVPGDELANAFGPYPLIAAGADGRDIPVVTTTGNYKYVGRLIVEFDPDGNVIAVDDVSGLVRVAGGDNPDAVPPDGFIQQNVVDPVSDYVSGLAANVIAESEVALEGRRSPGVRTEETNLGNLTADALLYQATVLAGDFGVPVPDVALQNGGGIRNDTLIPAGDITELTTFDIFPFTNFVSIVPAIPREQFKEIMENAVSAVENADGRFAQISGFSMVYDPDGTPQVLDEDLNVVTPGTRVRSIVLDTGEVIVEDGAVVPGEAIDIATIDFSARGGDMYPYRGAPFTTLGVVYQRALFNYIIDPVVEGGLGGVISAADYPEGGEGRITSAGD
- a CDS encoding OmpA family protein; protein product: MKAARMFLIAGLFLAAGCVSQSAYDQQVAETQQLAYLNSVYQQLNTALAAQVAADQVQIQQLQDQLQVTLVNEILFDEGGYELHAEGRKTLDQIIPALQQAQGKYIVIQGFTDDLRILEPLASRFPTNWDLAAGRAISVVRYLADNGIDPTTLAAVSFGQYHPIAPNDTPQGRAQNRRIEIDIQDQMP
- a CDS encoding ester cyclase; this translates as MKLSKEQMDHMIDEHFGFEAADDVEGVLSTLSQDVIHDIVGMPTGPTVGPENARGFYEHLFADLSDGKVSCIRRLYGDNFLVDESLWEGRAPGRPFGIPGNGRPLSFRLLHVVEFSGDGLIKRENVWIDLAAILQQLQ
- a CDS encoding TetR/AcrR family transcriptional regulator, with product MENKGRVNQRKRTRNDILLAAGRLLSEGKSPTMDEVAEEAMVSRATAYRYFPSLEGLLVEAPIHGGVPNPGEIFSDGSIEGPEDRVDAMESALHDMMYDNELQLRALMLNSLKLSLENGGGVPVRQSRRMGFIEAALEPARAKLGKKSYKRLSAALCLFFGPESMIVFKDVLPLGKDEARRVKSWGVRTLVRAAIEESSNGAAKPKRKNPGRGKK
- a CDS encoding SPFH domain-containing protein, translated to MWVVIVFVVLVIITIMAGVRIVPQGFKHIVQRLGKYNKTLGPGLNIIIPYVDSIAYKVTTKDIVLDIPSQDVITKDNAVMIVNAVAYINIVSPEKAVYGVENYRIAIQNLVQTSLRSIVGEMDLDDALSSRDQIKARLKEAISDDIADWGITLKTVEIQDINPSETMQRAMEEQAAAERGRRATVTRAEGQKTAAILEADGRLEASRRDAEAQVVLAEASQAAIDKVTQAVKDNELPVLFLLGEKYIDAVSKAASSQNSKLVILPADLQAALKGIIGGIKQ
- a CDS encoding NfeD family protein — translated: MGFEIAYWHWLVFGMLLIIAELLLPSFTIFWFGLGALAVATLLFFVPGMPLPWQLAAWAAASSVMTFLWFRYFRKIAPDRTSAGVGREAVLGERGTVVTPPDEKGHGKVRFTRPVLGSSEWLFISTDEVSIGDSVYIMDISGNTLIVEKRNPV